In bacterium, the DNA window GACGGAGTCTACCAGGCCATCGAACATCTTGTGGATCTGGGGCATAAGGAAATCGGCATGATAAAGGGGAATATGAATACCCCGGACGGCCTTGAGAGGTTTGAAGTTTTTAAGGAAGTTTTGGAAAGGTTTCATTTGAAATATAACCCCGAATGGGTTTTTGACGGGGATTTTACCGTAGAAAGCGGTGAAAAAGCGGGAGATGAGTTTTTAAAGCTTAAGCAGCGCCCTTCAGCGGTTTTTGCGTCCAACGATGATATGGCAATCGGCATAATGAAAAAATTGCAGTCCCGGGGCTTATCTGTTCCCAGAGATGTTTCGCTTATTGGGTTTGATGACAATTTGCAGGCCGGTTTTCTGATTCCGGGATTGACTACGATTAAGCAACCGTTATTTGAAATGGGGCAGGAAGCGGCAAAATTAGTAGTGAACTATAATGAAGAAGAAAATCACAAGACTCATCATATTATCTTGAAGCCTAAACTGGTTATACGCGAATCCACAGCTTCTTATTCTAAGTAGGTCTTTTTCCCATCTCTCATTTAAAATTGTCTACATCGGTATGCCTTTTTAATATTATTATGTACCTATACATCGTAACGTATATATATCAACACGTATTGATTAATTATTAAAAACGTTATACTAAATCTTACCGTCGGTAATAAAAAAATATTCTTGACAACATAAACCCTATATGCTAATAATTTGAATTAATAACTCGAAACGTGACGAGCAAACAATAACCAAACAAGGGGGTGAATGGATGAAGAAGTTAGTAGGATTAGTGGTGCTGGCCCTGTTTTTACCTACGTTTGCGAGCGCGAATCTGCTTAGCAATGGAGGGTTTGAAACCGGTGATTTAAGCGGTTGGGACACATGGAACGAGGGAAATACACAGAGTTATGACTGGGGACATAACGGCAGCAGCCACGCTGTAGGCGGCTGGTGGGCATTTTCCGGGTGGCAGCATATTGACGGTATTAATCCGGATGCTACATATACAGTCGGAGGTTATCTCTATGATGATGTAGCGGGCGGGGAAAGTATGCGCAATGGGGTTTATGCGAATCTGGAAGCCCAGTTTAAGAAGGCTGATGATTCGATAGTGGGAACATGGTCATCGGGAAATATCACGGGCGCCGATATGGTGGATGACGCGTGGAATGAATTTATTGCGCAGATTAAACCTTCCGATTACGGAACCGGTATTACAAGGGTTACATTTAAATGGGAAATGAATAACAACGGTTCGGGAGACGGAAGAGGCGTATTTGATGACCTTACGGTTGAAGCTGTTCCTGAACCCGGCAGTATTGTCCTTTTAGGTATTGGGCTTGCTGGAATAATCAGTTTTTACGCTGGGAAAAGGGAAAAATAGGTTTAGTAACAGAAAAAAGCCGCTGAAAACCAGCGGCTTTTTTCATTTTTAGGGGGAAGGTAAATACTACCTTCTTCTTTTGGAAATCAGTAAAAGTCCGGCAATACCCGCTCCGAAAAGAGCTATTGTGCCTGGTTCGGGAACGACACTTGTGGCGCCTATATTGTCTAATCCCCAGCTCACGCTTCCGCCTGCGGGAGCGGAAATAATAAAGTTAGCTGACGCGAAATCGCCTGTCCAGATATTATTTCCGATGCCGGAATTGTCATCCACGAAGGCTGAAAATGGGATTATGACTTCCTGCCATCCTGTCCAGTTTATCGGCAGCCAAATACTTTCATCTTCAGTCCATTCCCCGTATTTGAACATATCTCCATCTTTTTCCTTTAACTCTATCTTCAGGCTTCCCCAGGATGAATCACCTTTCACCAGCAGTCGCAGGGAATCATAAGCGCCGAGATCCATCTCTTTGTAATGTCCGGCTCCGCCGGTATAGTAGTTATAGTTATTGTCAGCGGCTTGAATATCAAGATAGTTGCTGCCCTGAGGGGCTCCGCTTGAAGATAGGGTTGGTGTAAATATGTCTCCGGTATCCGAATATTTCCACCAGTAGTTGGGAGCGCTGCTATTTACCCAGTCGATTCCGCTTTCAAAGTCATCAAAGATGACATCGGCAGTTGCCGCTTGTGCTGCAACAGCGAATATCACAGCAAAGCATGTGAAAAACAGTTTCTGCATAAAACACCTCCTTTATATATAACAGGTTTACAACCGGTATACTATACTAACACCGCATATTGATTTTGTCAATAGGGTAATGTAAAATTTTTTGTCGTCGATAAAGATAAATTCATCTTGACAGATGGTAAAATTTCATTAGAATTTAAGTATGAATGTAACCGATTACATTAAGTGTTTTGCCAGCTTTGTTTTTTATGTCTTAAATATGTAACCGTTTACATTTTTAAATGTGGGGAAAGGGGGAAACATGAGGAAAGTTTTATTTTCGGTTCTCGTAGGTGTTCTGTTTGTCCTTCCTGCATCAGCCCAGGCTAATATGCTTGATAACCCCGGGTTTGAATCGTGGGTCGATTATCAGGGAACAAATGTACCTGATAATTGGTGGCATATGTTTGGGGATGCTGATGTGGCAGGAACACAGAGCAGCAATGCAAAGTCGGGTTCTTCATCCGGGCAAATAACTATTACAGGTTCAGGATGGGGAGGCTGGGGCCAGTGGGTAAGCGAGACTGTGACAGCTGGACAAACTTTTTATGCTTACCAGCCTATTAATATTCCCACGGCGCTGGTAAATGCCGAAGCTGTTCTGGAGTTAAAATTCCAGGATAACGGCGGCGGAACAGTGGGAAGCGCGCTTCTTACTAACAGAACTACGGCAACAAACGGATGGGAAGCGCTTTCTTTAAGCGGAATAGCTCCTACAGGGGCAACAAAGCTTTCTTACACGGTTTTGGTGAGGGATACTGCGTCGAGTCCGAACGGGACGGTTTATTTTGACGATGCCTATGCAGATACACAGCCAGTTCCTGAGCCGGCAAGCTTATTGCTTCTCGGGTTGGGCCTTGCGGGTATTTTGGTATTTAAGAGAAACAGGGCGTAATTCAGAGATTCTTTACATTAGTATGGGGAAGGGGAAATGCCCTTCCCCATTTTTTATGTCTTGATGCAGATATAACATCATAGTATAATATTAATTACAAATGAGATGAAACTATTTCTGAAAACGTTAGCCGTTATTTTTTTTGTATTATATGTTTCTACCTGTATGGCTGCTTTCGAATATTTATATACAAGTGATATATCAGGGAACCCAAAATCGGAATTTGGAATTGAAGAAACTCCTTATATTCATCTTAGTCTTCCCAGAGATGGTTCAGCCTTTCTTGCCTCCTGGTGGTTAAGCCCCGGTATCGTGTCACACTTTGACGGAGGAAGGGTATCCGCTCAAAGAGAATTAATAATTAGTGTCAGCGGCTGGAGTGATATAGTGGAAACAGGAAGGTGGAATATCAATGCCCTTTATTTTTTCCCGAATAACGGCGACACAGGTTCAGGTACCGTTTTTTTTGATGTAGTCCCCGAAATCAGCACAATCATTTCATTTCTTGCTTGTCTTTTTCTTCCGGTTCTTAAAAATTTTCCCCGCAGTAATATTTTGCTGTAATATTACTTGCCTGATAAAACCATTCTGGTAAAATGAGCTGGTTATGGCCTTGTCCGATGTAAATAAGATAAGGATTGAGTTCAAAGATGAAAAGAACCGGAATAATTACGCTTTTAACTGATTTCGGCAGTAAAGATTTTTATGTTGCTGCCATGAAAGGTTCGATATTAAGCATAAGCGATGAAGTGCGTATTGTGGACATCACTCACAATATGGAACCGGGGAATATAGAAGAAGGCGCGTATACCTTGTTTAATGTATATTCGGATTTTCCCGCCGGTACTATCCATGTAGCGGTAGTAGATCCATCGGTAGGCGGAAAAAGAAGACAGTTAATTATCCAAACGAACAACTATTTTTTTATCGGGCCGGATAACGGTTTATTATACCCTTCGGCCGCCAAAGACACTGTTAAAAGAGCGGTTGAAATCAGTAATACTGAATATATGCGCTTGCCTGTTTCAGATACTTTTCACGGGAGAGATATCTTTGCGCCCGCGTCTGCGTGGCTCAGCAACGGGGTTGATATATCCGAGTTCGGTCCGGAAATTATGGATATACGTATATTAGAATTCAAAAAACCGGAATACAGGGATGACAAACTGTATTTAAAGGCAGTGAATATAGATGTTTTTGGCAATATAACTACCAATCTCGGTAAAGATTTCATTATGTCTTTGAATAAAAATTTGCCCGCGAAAGTTAAAATACAATCCATGGATATTTTTTGCGGAAAAATATACTCCGATGTCAAAAAAGGGGAATTGGTTTGCTATTGGAACAGCAACGCGATGCTTGAAATAGCCGCTAATTGCGGAAACGCCGCGGAAATGTTATCTTTGAAAAAAAATGATAATATAATAATTCAATTATAGTTGATATATACGGGAGGAAGCATGGTAAAAGACATATTGTTTGATTTTAACAATTCGCTTGCGGATATTGTCGGTCGGGATGATGGATTCGGCAGAGAAGATATTGAATCAATGGATGGAAAAATATCAGGAGCGATTTCAAGGATAGAGACTATCCGGAAAGAGGGGAATCCCGGTTTTGTAAGACTTCCTTTCAGCCGCGATGTCGCTTCTGAAATAAGCGCGTTTGCCGAATCCATAAGGGATAACTATGAAAACTTTGTTGTTTTGGGTATAGGAGGGTCGGCGCTTGGAAACATAGCTTTAAACACGGCGTTAACGGATCCCTATAAACGCAAAAAAGGGTTTCCGAAACTTTTTGTGATGGATAATATTGATCCTGAGATATTCAGTTCTTTGCTTGAAGGGATCGATTTAAAGAAAACGGTATTTAATGTAATAACAAAATCCGGAGGCACATCCGAGACAATGTCCCAGTTTCTTATTGTTAAGTCGATGCTGGAAAAAATGTACGGGTCAAAATACAAAGAACACATTATAGCGACAACAGATCCTGAAAAAGGGGATTTAAAGACTATTGCAGAAGAAGAAGGATATAAAACTTTTTATATTCCGCAAAATGTCGGAGGAAGGTTTTCAGTGCTTTCTCCTGTGGGGCTTTTGTCAGCTGCGATAACCGGTATTGATATTCATGAGCTTCTTGCCGGAGCAGAGAAAATGGAAACACGCTGCGGGGAACGGGATTATTTTCTGAACCCGGCCTATATGTATGCCATACTGCACTATATTCTCGATGTTAAAAAGAATAAAAAGATTTCGGTTATGATGCCTTATTCAACAAAATTGAGAGATATTGCCGATTGGTACAGGCAGCTTTGGGCCGAGAGCCTGGGCAAAACAAGGATTGTGGAAGGGAATTCGCTTTTTGTCGGGCAAACTCCCGTCAAAGCGCTTGGGGCGACTGACCAGCATTCGCAGGTCCAACTGTATGTGGAAGGCCCTAACGATAAATATTTCGTATTTGTCGGAGTAAAAAAATTCGCCAAAGACATTAAAATCCCCGCCGGTTTTGAAAGCAAAAAAAGTATAAATTACTTATCCGGGCATACTATGGGCGAACTTTTCCATGCTGAACAGAAAGCGACAACGCTTGCTTTAACAAAAGCAAAACGCCCTAATTCGACAATATGGCTTCCTGAAATATCTGAAAATTCAATCGGGCAGTTGTTATATATGCTTGAGCTTGCCACCGCCTTTGCGGGCTATCTTCTTGAAATAGATCCTTTTAATCAGCCCGGTGTTGAGGAAGGGAAGAAATTGACATATGCGTTGATGGGGCGCCCAGGTTTTGAGGAAAAGAAAGCGGAAATAGAGAAAATAGGGAAACCGGATCCAAGGTATATTATATAAAAAGGGGGGAGTTGCTGAGTTACTAAGTATATTATTGTAGAAATCAAAACTTAATAACTTAATAACAAATAACTCAATAACTAAATAATAACCTGTTTTTCAAGTCTTGACTGTCAGAAAACAGGATTATAGTATTAGATGAAAATCATGGAGGTGAATAAGGTGACAAAAGGCCAAAAGATAGAATTTAAATGTGTCAGCAAAGATTGCGAGGGTTCAATTGCTTTTCTTGTCCCCCAGATAAAGAAAAACAGCGTCCTGAAATGTGATAAGTGCGGAAATGAATATAAATTCGACCGGGACCTTATTTCCAAACTGGAGATGTTTGACCATCTGGTTAGGGCTGTAAGCGATGCAAAATCGATTCTCGGAGATACTAATGTTGCGATAGATTTTGAAGGCCATAATCTTAAGGTTCCCTACAGGCTTCTGCTGACCAGATTAAGCACTTCTTTGAAATTGGATATTGGCGGGCAGACGGTGGATTTTTCTTTCAGGGTGGAACCGTTGAAAGATGAAGACCTGAAAAAATGGAGCAGCTGATAGAAAGTTAAACGGTTAAGATAGTTGAACAGTTCAGTAGTTAAAAGAATAAAAATAAAAATAAAATTAAAAACTATTCAACTGCTAAACCATTAAACTAGTGAACTATATTAATTATGAAAAACGGTATTAAAATCACATTAACTCTTTCAATTATATGCCTTATTGCGGGTTTATGCCTTGGCGTTGTTTATAAACAGTCAAGGCCATCCATTGAAGCCCGGCAGAAAGCAGATGAAGAGAAAAGGCTAAGGGAAATATTTCCTGAAGCGGACGATTTTGAGGAAAAAACCGGCAATTTGCCCAAAATAGTTGAAAAATATTTTCTTGTTAGAGAAAAAGGGAAACTTCTGGGATATGTTTTTATCTGCTCTGATTACGGTTACTCCAGCGATATTGAACTTATGATAGGTGTGGATGGCAAAGGCGATGTTGCCGGAGTTAAAGTTTTATCTCAATCTGAAACCCCGGGGTTGGGAACAAGGATAGGAAACCCGGATTTTATCAACCAGTTTGAAGGCTGGAATTATGACTCATATCAATCAGGTAAAGCGAAGTTCGATTCCATTACCGGCTGTACTATTTCTTCAAAAGCCGTTCTGAACGAGATTATTGCAGCTATGGAGTTATGGAGAAAACTTGGGGAAAAGCAAAAATAAATGCCATTTTCAGATTTTTATTTAGTCGAAAAGGAAATCCTTCCTTTTGTAGAGAAACCCGCCAGATATATCGGCGGTGAGATTAATTCCTCCGAAAAACCGTTTGATACCGAAAACATAAACCTGTGCCTCGCGTTTCCGGATATTTACGAAATAGGCATGAGTAATTTAGGCAACAGGATTTTATACAGTATCGTCAATAACAGGGAAGGTTTTTCCGCCGAACGAGTTTATTGCCCGTGGAAAGATATGCAGTCTGAAATGGAAAAAAGAGATATTAGACTTTTTTCCCTGGAAAATAAGGTTCCGGTTAAGGATTTTGATATTGTCGGGTTTTCATTGCAGTATGAGCTTTGTATTACGAATGTGCTTTGTATGCTGAATCATGCGGGAATCCCCCTGTTTTCTAAAGACAGGGTTGAGGGCGCGCCTATAATAATTGCCGGGGGATCTTGTGTGTCTCAACCGGAGCCTTACGCGGATATATTTGATGTTATGATTCCCGGAGACGGGGAAACGGCCATATTGGGGTTTCTGGAGTGGTTTAAAAAGAACAGGGATCTAATATTATCCGATAGGAAAAGAGCTTTAAAAAGATTATCGGAAGAGAATAGTTATGCTTATGTTCCTCAGTTTAAGATTGAAGGCAGGAAGATCAGGAAGAATGTAGAGAACAAAGTTTTTACGGATAATTTGTCCGGAATTATTATACCGAATATACGGACTGTCCATGACAGGGTGGTTGTTGAAATAATGAGAGGATGCGCCAGAGGGTGCAGGTTTTGCCAGCCCGGAATGATTAACAGGCCGTTAAGGGAAAAGAATATTGCTGAAATAGCTGAAGAGGCGGAAAAAAAAATTAATGACAGCGGCTATGAAGAAATATCCCTTCTTTCGCTGTCTTCGGGGGATTACAGAAACATTAAAGAACTTTGTGAGAGCCTTAACCGGATATTTTCCCGAAAGAATGTGTCTGTAAGCCTTCCTTCGCTGAGATGTGATTCATTTTGCGTAGATCTTGCCGACCAGGTCAGCAGGACAAGAAAAAGCGGTTTGACTTTTGCCCCCGAAGCGGGAACGGAGCGCCTGAGAAAAATATTAAATAAAGATTTATCGGATGAAGAAATAGTCAATTCCTGCCTGTATGCTTTTGAAAAAGGATGGAAACTGGTTAAGCTTTATTTTATGGTGGGGCTTCCTTTTGAAACAGATGACGATATTGATGCGATAGGTTTACTTGCGGAGAGGATACTTTCCTGCGCCGGGAAGGCCGGGCACAGGGGAATAAAACTTAATATCGCCGTCTCAAACTTTGTTCCCAAAGCCCACACTCCGTTCCAGTGGGAGGAAATGAACAGCGTTGAAGTTCTCAGGATTAAGCACCGCAGGGTTAGAAATGCGGTGAAAAGCAAAAAAATAAAGCTCAGTTTTCATAATCCCGAAATGAGTTTTCTGGAATCTTTATTTGCGCGCGGCGACAGAAAGCTGCTGCGGGTTGCTGTCAGAGCGGTGGAAATGGGCGCGGGTTTTGACCAATGGACTGACCGTTTTGATTATAGTATATGGAAAAAGGCTTTTTCTGAATGTAAAATTGAAATGAAGACAGCTGTGATGCCCGGGGATATTCTTCCATGGAGCCACATGGATTATGGCGTAAATGAGCAATATCTGTTATCCGAGAGGGTAAAAGCCGGCACGGGACAGTTGACGCCTGATTGCAGAGCGACCGGTATTTGCGGCAATTGCGGGGTGGCCTGTCCATAATTAATTGACAATAAGGCGGTTTTGTAGTTTAATAAAATATCATTTTAAATGGAAAGGTATCTGTTGGGTGCCTTAAAGGATAAAGGTTTATATATTATGATAGAGCACAATAAATTAATATTAAATGAAAATTGTGCCGGAAAATTTTTTCTAAATGACTTTATTTATGTTGATTTTAATTTTGTTTTGTCTGGAAAATACCGTTGCCGGTTGGAAAAACGGGTTGCGTCTGATTCAAAATTTGCTTGAACAGCAATAATACGTCATTTCTGAAAATTATCCTTCATAAAGCCTTTATTCCCGCACAAACAGATCGTATATCGTAAGATGAATAATACTTGCTATGCCTACAGGGCGTTATATGAAAAAAAGGGTTTAATCCGTTTTGTTTCTCATCTTGATGTCGCCAGGATGGTTATGAGAGCGCTCAGACTGGGAGTGGATGAATTGAACTTCAGCAGGGGGTTTAATCCGCATCCGAAAGTATCATTCTGCCAGGCCTTGTCCCTTGGGTTTGAAAGCGATTCTGAATATTTTGATTTTGAAGCTCTTAGCCGGCTGGATATGGGATTATTACCCGGCAAAATCAATAAGAACCTGCCCGGAGGATTGAAGATAGTCCGGGTTAACGGATTGGAGCGTGAAAACAGCGTTGGCGAACCTGTTTCGTGCAGTTATGCGGTGGAACTTGAAAGGGATCCTGAATATATTGCCGAATGCCTGGATAAATTCAATTCCGGTGAAACATGGGTTTTCCGGAAGGAAAACGGGCGGGAGATAAACCTCAGGGAAACGGTGGAAGAAATTAAGTTGTTTGACAAAGAGGATAACAGGGCCGGATTGTTTTTAAAGATAAGCCTTGAAAACAAGAAGTATGTTAATCCCAGGGCTATTATTTGTGAATTGTTCAATTATACTGAAAAAGATGTATTAAAATTTGTGTTTTGCAGAAAACATTTTGATTGGAGACGGAAAGATGCAGAAAATACTAATAAATGTTGAAGGCGGAGAAAAAAGGATTGCTGTTTTGAAAAACAACACGCTTGAGGATTTTTCCCTGGAGCGGTTGGATAACAGAAAAATTGTAGGGAACGTATATAAGGGAAAAGTTGATAATGTTATGCCCGGTATGCAGGCGGCATTTGTGAATATCGGATTGGAAAAAAACGCATTTCTGCATAGTTCGGATGTGCTGGATTCCGAGGTATCATGTCAGGAACTTCTGGATGAGGAAATCGAACATTTTCCCCAGGACGGGAATAAGATGTCCGGGAAAATAGAGAATCTTATTAAGAAAGACAGGGATATATTGGTTCAGGTTGTAAAGGATCAAATCGGATCAAAAGGCGCCAGAATTACCACAAATATAAGCCTTCCCGGACGCTATCTTGTTCTTATGCCGAATTCGGCAAAATCCGGAATATCCAGAAAAATCAGCAACAGGGAGGAAAGAACAAGGCTGCGGAAAGTCCTTTCCGAACTTAAAATTCCAAAGGGAATGGGAATTATCATAAGGACGGTGGGCGGCGGCGAGGAGACAAAAAAGTTCAAAAGAGACCTTAACTACCTGCTGGGGGAATGGAAAAGAATAAGGAGAAGAAATATAATCAGCCGGACCCCTTCCTGCCTGCATAAGGAACTGGATATAGTCCTTAAGACATTAAGAGATGTAATGGCGGATGATATAGATGAAATCCTTGTTGATGACAAGAGGGAGTTCAGGGTCGTTAAAAGATTTGTAAGTATTATTTATCCGGAAGCCAGGTCCAAGGTTAAGTTCTATGATGGACGGGAGCCGATGTTTGACAGGTTTGGAATTGAATCTGAAATTAATAAAGCCTTAAGCAGAAAGGTATGGCTGAAGTGCGGAGGTTCGATTGTAATAGACCGTACGGAGGCATTGACGACAATAGATGTTAATACTTCGAAACACATCGGAAGCAAAAGCCTTGAAGATACTGTTCACAGGACTAATATGGAAGCCGCCGAGGAAGTTGCTTTACAGCTTAAACTGAGAAATATCGGCGGAATCATTATAATTGATTTCATTGATATGAAGAGCAGGAGGAACCAGAAAGCTGTTTTAAGGAAGCTTGAAGAGTTTCTGAAAAAGGACAGAGCCAAAACATCTATATCGGCGATTTCACCTCTCGGCCTTGTGGAGATGACAAGGCAGAGGGTGAAAGAAAGCTGGATAGAGGATATGTATGAAACATGCAAATGCTGCTCCGGCAAGGGTGTTATAAAAAATTCCATAACCATAAGCCTTGAAATACTGAGGAATACGCGCAGGATATTGGGGAAATCCAAAAACCAGAAATTAAAGATTTTATGCAACCCTGAAATTGCAAAAAAACTTGAGCATTATCGCGACCTGAAGGTGCTTGAGAGAAAGTTCAGTGTCAAAATCGAGATAACAGGGGATTATAATAAAAATTTTGAGGAAGTAATTTACTATGATCCCAACGGCAAAGAAATAGATTTAAAGCGCCTGTAAAAATTTTTTAAAGATAGCCCCTTGACAAATTTTGATTAAGGGGCTATAGTTTAGACCATAAATAGTATACACAGATATATTCAATATCGTTCTTAAATAATCGATTGTTTTAAACTTGTATAGTAAATTTACAATAACAGAGTATACTCGGGTATATTTACATACAAATTAAGGGAGGTAAAAATGAAGAGAGTTGTTTTGCTTTCAATAAGCATCTTTTGTTTATTGCTTTCTTCCCAAACCGTAGTTGAAGCGGCAACAGGTGTATATTACGGTTTTGAAAGCGATACGGAGGGTTGGGCAGCAGAACCATGGGGTTACGGAGTACCTGCTTTGGTATGGAATGCAGATCAGAATCTTCGGCTGGACACCGGTACTGTGGATGTGGATGCAAGTGACTGGGCTAAAATTCATATCAGGAGAGACCAGGATGAAGCATTGGATCTGGCCGGCAATGCGGCATATTCGATGAATATATTCATTCCTTCCAACGCGTATTATGTAAAAGCGAAATTAACTGTAAGGTCCGGTAATAACTGGGATTTCTGGGCAGGACAGGAGTTTGAACTTGAAAATAATAATACATGGCAGACAATAAACTGGGACCTGAGCGGAGCGTCAAACCTGAGCGATATCAGGCAGATAGGTCTTGAAGTTCAGGGGTTTTTAGGCGAAGACCCTTCTTTCTATATAGATGATGTAACAGCGGGAACAGTTCCTGAACCGTCCAGCATAGCGTTGCTTGCGGGAGGAATCCTGGGGCTGTTTTTTGTTGCGAGAAAAAATAAAGTTTAATGTAAACCCGGCTGGCTTTTTTAGTTATTACCCCCCCATTTAAAGTCAGCCGGGTTTTTTATGTGAAGATGCCGCGGATT includes these proteins:
- a CDS encoding PEP-CTERM sorting domain-containing protein — protein: MRKVLFSVLVGVLFVLPASAQANMLDNPGFESWVDYQGTNVPDNWWHMFGDADVAGTQSSNAKSGSSSGQITITGSGWGGWGQWVSETVTAGQTFYAYQPINIPTALVNAEAVLELKFQDNGGGTVGSALLTNRTTATNGWEALSLSGIAPTGATKLSYTVLVRDTASSPNGTVYFDDAYADTQPVPEPASLLLLGLGLAGILVFKRNRA
- a CDS encoding TIGR03936 family radical SAM-associated protein; its protein translation is MNNTCYAYRALYEKKGLIRFVSHLDVARMVMRALRLGVDELNFSRGFNPHPKVSFCQALSLGFESDSEYFDFEALSRLDMGLLPGKINKNLPGGLKIVRVNGLERENSVGEPVSCSYAVELERDPEYIAECLDKFNSGETWVFRKENGREINLRETVEEIKLFDKEDNRAGLFLKISLENKKYVNPRAIICELFNYTEKDVLKFVFCRKHFDWRRKDAENTNKC
- a CDS encoding RnfABCDGE type electron transport complex subunit G, which translates into the protein MKNGIKITLTLSIICLIAGLCLGVVYKQSRPSIEARQKADEEKRLREIFPEADDFEEKTGNLPKIVEKYFLVREKGKLLGYVFICSDYGYSSDIELMIGVDGKGDVAGVKVLSQSETPGLGTRIGNPDFINQFEGWNYDSYQSGKAKFDSITGCTISSKAVLNEIIAAMELWRKLGEKQK
- a CDS encoding TIGR03960 family B12-binding radical SAM protein; the protein is MPFSDFYLVEKEILPFVEKPARYIGGEINSSEKPFDTENINLCLAFPDIYEIGMSNLGNRILYSIVNNREGFSAERVYCPWKDMQSEMEKRDIRLFSLENKVPVKDFDIVGFSLQYELCITNVLCMLNHAGIPLFSKDRVEGAPIIIAGGSCVSQPEPYADIFDVMIPGDGETAILGFLEWFKKNRDLILSDRKRALKRLSEENSYAYVPQFKIEGRKIRKNVENKVFTDNLSGIIIPNIRTVHDRVVVEIMRGCARGCRFCQPGMINRPLREKNIAEIAEEAEKKINDSGYEEISLLSLSSGDYRNIKELCESLNRIFSRKNVSVSLPSLRCDSFCVDLADQVSRTRKSGLTFAPEAGTERLRKILNKDLSDEEIVNSCLYAFEKGWKLVKLYFMVGLPFETDDDIDAIGLLAERILSCAGKAGHRGIKLNIAVSNFVPKAHTPFQWEEMNSVEVLRIKHRRVRNAVKSKKIKLSFHNPEMSFLESLFARGDRKLLRVAVRAVEMGAGFDQWTDRFDYSIWKKAFSECKIEMKTAVMPGDILPWSHMDYGVNEQYLLSERVKAGTGQLTPDCRATGICGNCGVACP
- a CDS encoding PEP-CTERM sorting domain-containing protein; the protein is MQKLFFTCFAVIFAVAAQAATADVIFDDFESGIDWVNSSAPNYWWKYSDTGDIFTPTLSSSGAPQGSNYLDIQAADNNYNYYTGGAGHYKEMDLGAYDSLRLLVKGDSSWGSLKIELKEKDGDMFKYGEWTEDESIWLPINWTGWQEVIIPFSAFVDDNSGIGNNIWTGDFASANFIISAPAGGSVSWGLDNIGATSVVPEPGTIALFGAGIAGLLLISKRRR
- a CDS encoding LacI family transcriptional regulator produces the protein MDIKKKNITIKDIAAEAGVAHSTVSLVMNNKGYVSEELRTRILKSAKKLGYEPNLIARGLISRKFPVLAAVFPEDPHFFAVAYFLGILAGIQDICRKNEKALMLFNTDQAQKDSYYQITRKWLSSLMIIVNIDYTKNIENNLRTLAKNDIPFVLINKYLGEEDVNYVCVDNYDGVYQAIEHLVDLGHKEIGMIKGNMNTPDGLERFEVFKEVLERFHLKYNPEWVFDGDFTVESGEKAGDEFLKLKQRPSAVFASNDDMAIGIMKKLQSRGLSVPRDVSLIGFDDNLQAGFLIPGLTTIKQPLFEMGQEAAKLVVNYNEEENHKTHHIILKPKLVIRESTASYSK
- a CDS encoding Rne/Rng family ribonuclease, coding for MQKILINVEGGEKRIAVLKNNTLEDFSLERLDNRKIVGNVYKGKVDNVMPGMQAAFVNIGLEKNAFLHSSDVLDSEVSCQELLDEEIEHFPQDGNKMSGKIENLIKKDRDILVQVVKDQIGSKGARITTNISLPGRYLVLMPNSAKSGISRKISNREERTRLRKVLSELKIPKGMGIIIRTVGGGEETKKFKRDLNYLLGEWKRIRRRNIISRTPSCLHKELDIVLKTLRDVMADDIDEILVDDKREFRVVKRFVSIIYPEARSKVKFYDGREPMFDRFGIESEINKALSRKVWLKCGGSIVIDRTEALTTIDVNTSKHIGSKSLEDTVHRTNMEAAEEVALQLKLRNIGGIIIIDFIDMKSRRNQKAVLRKLEEFLKKDRAKTSISAISPLGLVEMTRQRVKESWIEDMYETCKCCSGKGVIKNSITISLEILRNTRRILGKSKNQKLKILCNPEIAKKLEHYRDLKVLERKFSVKIEITGDYNKNFEEVIYYDPNGKEIDLKRL
- a CDS encoding glucose-6-phosphate isomerase, which codes for MVKDILFDFNNSLADIVGRDDGFGREDIESMDGKISGAISRIETIRKEGNPGFVRLPFSRDVASEISAFAESIRDNYENFVVLGIGGSALGNIALNTALTDPYKRKKGFPKLFVMDNIDPEIFSSLLEGIDLKKTVFNVITKSGGTSETMSQFLIVKSMLEKMYGSKYKEHIIATTDPEKGDLKTIAEEEGYKTFYIPQNVGGRFSVLSPVGLLSAAITGIDIHELLAGAEKMETRCGERDYFLNPAYMYAILHYILDVKKNKKISVMMPYSTKLRDIADWYRQLWAESLGKTRIVEGNSLFVGQTPVKALGATDQHSQVQLYVEGPNDKYFVFVGVKKFAKDIKIPAGFESKKSINYLSGHTMGELFHAEQKATTLALTKAKRPNSTIWLPEISENSIGQLLYMLELATAFAGYLLEIDPFNQPGVEEGKKLTYALMGRPGFEEKKAEIEKIGKPDPRYII
- a CDS encoding SAM-dependent chlorinase/fluorinase, translating into MKRTGIITLLTDFGSKDFYVAAMKGSILSISDEVRIVDITHNMEPGNIEEGAYTLFNVYSDFPAGTIHVAVVDPSVGGKRRQLIIQTNNYFFIGPDNGLLYPSAAKDTVKRAVEISNTEYMRLPVSDTFHGRDIFAPASAWLSNGVDISEFGPEIMDIRILEFKKPEYRDDKLYLKAVNIDVFGNITTNLGKDFIMSLNKNLPAKVKIQSMDIFCGKIYSDVKKGELVCYWNSNAMLEIAANCGNAAEMLSLKKNDNIIIQL
- a CDS encoding PEP-CTERM sorting domain-containing protein, producing MKKLVGLVVLALFLPTFASANLLSNGGFETGDLSGWDTWNEGNTQSYDWGHNGSSHAVGGWWAFSGWQHIDGINPDATYTVGGYLYDDVAGGESMRNGVYANLEAQFKKADDSIVGTWSSGNITGADMVDDAWNEFIAQIKPSDYGTGITRVTFKWEMNNNGSGDGRGVFDDLTVEAVPEPGSIVLLGIGLAGIISFYAGKREK